The following are from one region of the Oryzias melastigma strain HK-1 unplaced genomic scaffold, ASM292280v2 sc01533, whole genome shotgun sequence genome:
- the LOC112138204 gene encoding galectin-1-like → MSMELELKNVALTAGEKLKVKGEILHDAERFQIDLGCDPEDLALHFNPRFHDDADGAVLVCNSKTGGCWGDEKREIDNPLQRGSDVKIVLKLSGDMFEVELPDGQEVQFPNRAGMDVITYIRITGDFKLTSFKIC, encoded by the exons ATGAGTATG GAACTTGAATTGAAGAATGTGGCTCTGACAGCTGGAGAAAAGCTGAAAGTGAAGGGAGAGATTCTCCATGATGCTGAGAG ATTCCAGATCGATCTTGGTTGTGACCCAGAAGACTTGGCTCTACACTTTAACCCTCGTTTCCATGACGATGCTGATGGTGCTGTGCTTGTCTGTAACTCAAAGACTGGTGGGTGCTGGGGTGATGAAAAACGGGAAATTGACAACCCTCTGCAGAGGGGCAGTGATGTAAAG attgtGTTAAAACTGTCTGGAGACATGTTTGAGGTGGAGCTACCTGATGGACAGGAGGTCCAGTTTCCTAACCGTGCTGGGATGGACGTCATCACCTACATCAGAATTACAGGAGACTTCAAACTCACAAGTTTTAAGATCTGCTGA
- the LOC112138206 gene encoding PRKCA-binding protein-like, with protein MFTDMDYDLEEDKLGIPTVPGTVTLKKDANNLIGISIGGGAQYCPCLYIVQVFDNTPAAVDGTLAAGDEISGVNGKPVKGKTKVEVAKMIQAVQVFQIL; from the exons ATGTTCACAGACATGGACTATGACTTGGAGGAGGATAAACT GGGAATCCCCACAGTTCCTGGCACCGTGACTCTAAAGAAAGATGCTAATAATCTTATTGGCATCAGTATAGGAGGTGGAGCACAATACTGTCCTTGTCTATACATTGTCCAG GTTTTCGATAACACCCCCGCAGCTGTGGATGGGACTCTGGCAGCAGGAGATGAAATCAGTGGTGTGAACGGGAAACCAGTGAAAGGGAAAACGAAGGTGGAGGTGGCTAAGATGATTCAGGCTGTCCAGGTATTTCAGATTTTATGA